The Apium graveolens cultivar Ventura chromosome 6, ASM990537v1, whole genome shotgun sequence genome contains a region encoding:
- the LOC141665559 gene encoding uncharacterized protein LOC141665559, translating to MPATDATDEKEKDTSKDDNMDDVDHTNKGGIEGSKKAKNEKIVNVPLSYVPKFLFSSRMNRTKVDQHFGKFMTLVKNLEVTVPFTYLISQVPSYAKFLKDILTKKRSFGEVETVVFTEECSVVLQNKSPPKLKDPGSFSILCHLGALFVDKALYRFIKYPLGILEDAPVRVRKFYIPLDFVVLGMEEDSQIPIILGRPFLCTTCAVIDVKNGTLTLSVGDDKITFTLTSTLKSPLLENTCCKIDVIDKNFDDELPQILLNDALEAVLMLEALEGEWQAEVKKLELKPLPSNLKYVYLDDNESYPMIVSSNLDDGQIYKLLTVLRMHTKAIGYSIDDFTGISPDFCMQRFFRPTLTN from the exons ATGCCTGCTACTGATGCGACTGATGAGAAAGAGAAGGACACCAGCAAAGATGACAATATGGATGATGTTGATCATACAAATAAGGGTGGAATTGAAGGAAGCAAGAAAGCTAAGAATGAGAAGATTGTAAATGTTCCTCTATCATATGTGCCTAAGTTTCTGTTTTCTAGCAGGATGAACAGAACTAAGGTAGATCAACATTTTGGTAAGTTCATGACCCTTGTCAAGAATCTTGAGGTAACAGTTCCTTTCACATATTTAATTTCTCAAGTTCCATCATATGCAAAGTTTTTAAAGGATATTCTCACTAAGAAAAGATCTTTTGGAGAGGTGGAGACAGTTGTTTTTACtgaagagtgcagtgttgtttTACAAAATAAGTCTCCACCTAAACTTAAAGATCCCGGAAGTTTTTCAATCCTTTGTCATTTAGGTGCATTGTTTGTTGACAAAGCTTTAT ACCGTTTCATAAAATATCCATTGGGTATTTTAGAGGATGCACCTGTTAGAGTTAGAAAATTTTATATTCCTCTAGACTTTGTGGTGTTGGGCATGGAAGAGGATAGCCAAATTCCCATTATTTTGGGGAGGCCATTCCTTTGTACTACATGTGCTGTCATAGATGTGAAAAATGGGACTCTAACTTTGAGCGTTGGCGATGATAAGATTACTTTTACTCTAACCTCTACTCTTAAGTCTCCTTTGCTTGAGAATACTTGTTGCAAGATTGATGTCATTGATAAAAATTTTGATGATGAGCTACCTCAAATTTTGTTGAATGATGCGTTGGAAGCAGTTCTTATGCTTGAAGCCTTAGAAGGGGAATGGCAAGCTGAA GTAAAGAAATTAGAGTTAAAGCCTTTGCCATCAAATCTTAAGTATGTGTATCTTGATGATAACGAGTCTTATCCTATGATTGTTAGCTCTAATCTTGATGATGGTCAAATTTACAAACTTCTTACTGTGTTGCGTATGCATACAAAAGCAATTGGGTATAGTATTGATGATTTTACAGGGATTAGCCCAGACTTTTGCATGCAAAGATTTTTCCGCCCCACGTTGACCAATTAA